Proteins encoded within one genomic window of Cucumis sativus cultivar 9930 chromosome 3, Cucumber_9930_V3, whole genome shotgun sequence:
- the LOC101220724 gene encoding cyclin-U4-1 has protein sequence MAELEDSTVMAKLIDFLSCLLQRVAESNDRNLSVNLQPHKISAFHGLTRPSISIQSYLDRIFKYANCSPCCFVIAYVYLDRFVQRQPSLPINSFNVHRLLITSVLVSAKFMDDTYYNNAYYAKVGGISTTEMNFLEVDFLFGLGFHLNVTPTTFHSYYSYLQRQMLLLQPPLTSSASTKSDLLLTSSRALKSHFCFDEDEASHKKQQLAAV, from the exons ATGGCGGAGCTAGAGGATTCAACTGTCATGGCGAAGCTAATCGATTTCCTTTCTTGTCTTCTTCAACGAGTGGCCGAATCCAACGATCGAAACCTCTCTGTTAATCTTCAACCTCACAAAATCTCTGCCTTCCATGGCTTAACTCGCCCCTCCATTTCCATCCAAAGCTACTTAGACAGAATCTTTAAGTACGCCAATTGTAGCCCTTGTTGCTTCGTCATTGCCTACGTTTATCTCGATCGCTTTGTTCAAAGACAACCCTCTTTGCCTATCAATTCCTTCAATGTTCATCGCTTGCTTATCACTAGCGTTCTTGTTTCTGCCAAATTTATGGATGATAC GTATTACAACAATGCATATTATGCAAAAGTAGGAGGGATCAGCACAACAGAAATGAACTTTCTTGAAGTGGATTTTCTGTTTGGTTTAGGCTTTCATTTGAACGTCACTCCCACCACTTTCCATTCTTATTACTCATATCTTCAAAGACAAATGCTTCTGCTTCAGCCTCCTTTGACGAGCAGTGCTTCTACAAAATCAGATCTGCTGCTTACTTCATCAAGAGCTCTAAAATCCCATTTCTGttttgatgaagatgaagctTCCCATAAGAAGCAACAACTTGCAGCTGTTTGA
- the LOC105434823 gene encoding replication factor C subunit 3, producing the protein MATQQEQQPSLRRSLSDSNHRRRRNRRRATISTTSSKSSWSSKLGKLLARLAFLSRDSDLTEESLEAHNKRINDLDTLDKTPKSSPYYRGLTDSSLAINYHHGPLNSTPYHVTYATSAAPSTQSSIVSKFKDYMAPCLRKQQPQSPQTSPRKVPRQHQRIQTVTTATTVVTKATWFSSGSTSASATFKEEMSSSDEMMTKKKLLRERLVVPNGGGRRDSGGGSGSSGGGVVVVEEMEKERYSWGDSCRPKVLEDFICNKKTAIELKEMVKEKGCGHYYIFEGAPGVGKRTMIQAMLRQAFGNQSMEIKEVVKVFDLKSEMLGSIEVKVKESSHYVEVNMSQTKGFEKQVIVQLMKESHSPLPCNHANCRGILLCEADQLSIETLMYIKWAMERYKGCSKIFFCCSDASKLLLLSSLCTLVRLSPPSKQEIVEVLEFIAKQQGFDLSKRLAERIADNSRNNLRQAIRSLEASWKKSQLFDEDENKLLTGWEDDIADVAKKIVEEQSPKQLYIVRGKLKKLIEYDVSPNFIFRTLVDELKKFLDEELQRRVEGFYADYNKLEEKVFVSEKGSGEEAVIKGQHDSIRKNVNHFLKIEEFIAKFMSCYKGEANAMKINK; encoded by the exons atgGCCACACAACAAGAACAACAACCATCCCTCCGCCGTTCCTTGTCAGATTCCAATCACCGCCGCCGACGCAACCGACGCCGCGCGACGATTTCAACTACATCGTCAAAATCGTCATGGAGTTCAAAGCTAGGCAAACTTCTGGCTCGTTTAGCCTTCTTGTCACGTGACTCAGACCTAACCGAAGAAAGCCTTGAAGCTCACAACAAACGAATCAATGACCTCGATACCCTCGACAAAACCCCAAAATCCAGCCCTTACTACCGTGGACTCACCGATTCCTCTCTCGCCATTAATTACCATCACGGCCCTCTCAATTCCACCCCCTACCACGTAACCTACGCCACCTCAGCTGCCCCCTCCACCCAATCCTCCATCGTCTCCAAATTCAAGGACTACATGGCCCCATGCCTCCGCAAACAACAACCACAATCACCCCAAACTAGTCCACGCAAGGTGCCACGTCAACACCAGAGAATCCAAACTGTTACAACGGCTACAACTGTTGTGACAAAAGCGACGTGGTTCTCTTCGGGGTCGACGTCAGCGTCAGCGACTTTCAAGGAGGAGATGAGTAGTAGTGATGAGATGATGACGAAGAAGAAGCTGTTGAGGGAGAGATTAGTCGTACCGAACGGTGGCGGGCGTCGTGACAGCGGTGGCGGAAGTGGCAGCAGTGGAGGAGgagtggtggtggtggaggagaTGGAAAAAGAGAGGTATAGTTGGGGAGATAGTTGTAGACCAAAAGTTTTGGAGGattttatatgtaataaaaaaacggcaattgaattgaaggaaatggtaaaagaaaagggaTGTGGAcattactatatatttgaagGAGCACCTGGAGTTGGGAAGAGGACTATGATTCAAGCTATGCTTCGTCAAGCTTTTGGAAATCAATCAATGGAG ATCAAAGAAGTGGTCAAGGTTTTTGACTTGAAG AGTGAAATGTTGGGAAGCATAGAAGTAAAAGTGAAAGAATCATCTCATTACGTGGAAGTCAATATGTCACAAACCAAAGGGTTTGAGAAACAAGTCATCGTCCAGCTCATGAAAGAATCTCACTCCCCTTTGCCATGTAATCATGCCAATTGTCGAG GGATATTGTTGTGTGAAGCAGATCAATTATCAATTGAAACCCTAATGTACATAAAATGGGCAATGGAAAGGTACAAAGGTTGCAGCAAAATCTTCTTCTGCTGTTCTGATGCCTCTAAGCTTCTCCTTCTTAGCTCTCTCTGCACTCTCGTTCGTCTCTCCCCTCCGTCAAAACAAGAG attGTGGAAGTGTTGGAGTTCATAGCAAAACAACAAGGATTCGACTTGTCGAAGCGATTGGCGGAGAGAATTGCCGACAATTCCAGGAACAATCTTCGACAAGCCATACGATCCTTAGAGGCTTCCTGGAAAAAAAG tcaattgtttgatgaagATGAGAATAAACTATTGACGGGTTGGGAAGACGACATTGCAGATGTTGCTAAGAAGATAGTCGAAGAGCAAAGCCCAAAACA GTTGTATATAGTTCGTGGAAAACTCAAAAAGCTTATTGAATATGACGTATCccccaatttcatttttagg ACTTTAGTAGATGAATTAAAGAAGTTTTTGGATGAAGAATTACAACGTCGTGTTGAAGGTTTCTATGCTGATTATAAT aAATTGGAGGAAAAAGTATTTGTTAGTGAAAAAGGCAGTGGGGAAGAGGCAGTTATCAAAGGGCAGCATGATTCAATTAGAAAGAATGTTAACCATTTCTTGAAGATTGAAG AATTCATAGCCAAGTTCATGAGCTGCTACAAGGGAGAAGCAAATgccatgaaaataaataaataa